Genomic window (Mobula birostris isolate sMobBir1 chromosome 20, sMobBir1.hap1, whole genome shotgun sequence):
caGATCCTTTTCCTGCGACCTGATAATATATGACATTTACAACGTAtgtcatccacaggaggatgaagttgccagagagggtgaagagtaaaaccacagacctcctcctgctctccatctccgggtcactgcggttctcccccttgctctgacccttcagccccttacggacccgactggccactaaaatgtgtctgactgtcagagcgttgagcagcaggatcccagcgaaagggaggaGCGGAGTTAAAACCGTATCGAGCCAGTCATGTCCCACCCACCCGGGGTCATTGAAATAATTTTCCTTGATTCTGCAAAACCACGGTACATTGTCAATGATCACGCTGTGTTCAAACGTGAAATATCGTGGAATGTTTTTCAGACAAGACAgtacgccggttgttgtcagaaccacagccgcagttttccaggtgcaatattttgttttcagcttctggcagcaaatggcgacaaaacgatcaaaggtgaaagtgacggtgaaccagacagaacaatcTGTGGCTGTGCACTTCAGTACATCGATAACACTGCACACAGGGGTGATGTCCAGAAAATTCCACGGAAAGTAATACCAATTGATTCGAGACAAAATGACCTCGGTGACAATGGTgagtagatccgccgctgccatggccaccaggtagcgagtggtgcaggtagagaggccgcactttccccgggacaggatcacaatcgccactaaattcactggagagaaagagagagggggggggggtttgggtgagagagaggatagaCACTGCCATTACTGAACACATTCTCCAGGAATTAACACAGGATTTTGCTTCAGTTAAAGAGAAAGAGTGCTAGAGCCTGTGAGCGGCTGCTAATCTAAGATCGGACACGGGTCACACTGTTTCTGACCTCCCTTTTTCAGTATGAAGATACGACGATGTGTGGACAATCGTCGGCGATAAGAACGAGCTGAGTGAACAATAACGATTGGTTCTGATCCCGATTCCAGTCACTGACGGGGCCGGTTTCATTGATTTAACCGTGACTGACCAGGCCTCCCGAAGCTCAGCTTCTGATGGGGCCGAGAAGGGACACAGaggggagcaacacacaaaaatactggcgggatccagcaggtcaggcagcttacATGGAATTGAACAAACTATCGTTTCGGGGCGATACAGTGCCCCAATTTACAACGCGTCTCAGAGGGAAAGCCGGAACAATTTAGTAACCAGAGAGCACTACGCcgaataattttgaaaacgaagctttctctcttcgttttgaccttccgtccacactgaaacggcgttttcatcccccgaaaacggagattttcagaaacactctccagagtgaataaatctgaaaacgcctaatatccggcgtagtg
Coding sequences:
- the LOC140185485 gene encoding probable G-protein coupled receptor 139 — encoded protein: MLKRYYSVQKILYLVIAVTGVPVNLVAIVILSRGKCGLSTCTTRYLVAMAAADLLTIVTEVILSRINWYYFPWNFLDITPVCSVIDVLKCTATDCSVWFTVTFTFDRFVAICCQKLKTKYCTWKTAAVVLTTTGVLSCLKNIPRYFTFEHSVIIDNVPWFCRIKENYFNDPGWVGHDWLDTVLTPLLPFAGILLLNALTVRHILVASRVRKGLKGQSKGENRSDPEMESRRRSVVLLFTLSGNFILLWMTYVVNVIYYQVAGKGSDFNDSEWIFHYVGVLLSIFSCCTNTFIYTVTQSKFRERLTGAVKYPVTSVLQFMNKAAS